CATTCTGCAGTTCCCAATACAGCATAATATTTCCATATATTATGCCTACACTTACATTCTGTAGCTCCCCATTCAGTATTTAATTCTCACATATAAATCCTATAATATTCCTACACTTATATACATTCTAGATTTCCCCATACCGTGACAAAATATGTTTCCGCATCAAAAAACATTTCCGTTAAATACACAACACCCTAATATTTATGGACGTTATATATCAACATTGCATATATTTGCTAAATCTGTATTTTCTAGCAATGATAGCTATAAATACTGAAATTCAGTTTATTGTCAATTCTAATTAGTGAGCGCTAGGTTAGACTCTGAACAACATAGATTGACGTAGAcagtaaagaaaatattttgtttttgtaaaaagccCAGAATTTAGAAGAATTAACTGAAATTCAAATTTGATGAATAGGAAATTCCCAACTTTATTATAAAAGCATCCTTTTTTAATTGTCTTATATTATCCAAAGATAACTGATAATTACTTATACTTTCTAGAGCCAAGCTTTCTCCTGTCACGACAGCGTCTCCATCATTGACTCACGCTTAACCCTACAGACGATTTGGTTTGTGTCCCAAATTTAGTGTCTGTAATTTATTCTTAGGCTGACGACAGAGTGAAAGCTACAAGCCTTGCTATAATTTAAAGATAGAAAACTACGAATAATATTACTTATGGAAAATTGGTTAAGCTGTCAGAATACCAGCAAAGTTTCAAGCttgaaaatatatgaaaactAGTAAGGAAATCTATGCTCGGGTGAAACCTAATATTATATATCCAGCTGCTTTGTCCTCTTTTAACATATTTAGAAGCTGGAAAACAGTCACTATCATAGGAACCACACATACCACATCTCGTTaataaaaagaagatacaaaACTTTTAAGCAAATTCTTTATATAAATTAAGCCTAAAcagttttttattaaataataatttggaaacaatttaaaaaacgtgacatcaggacggacaagtcgACAAggcataaattaaaaattgcttcaaataatcttttcatacatttaaagcaataaggacaACCCCGCATAATTCATataaacagttttttttatttatttagttacagaATAATGCCTAATCTTCTTTTATTATTTGCCTCCATATTTTGAACTCCCGTGTTTGTTCGTCCGTCAGATTTATGCatttatttggaaaaatatttaaaatttttgagagCAAACTGCGATGCTTCAAAAATCGTGATTGAAGTTGTTCCAGAAAATGATTCTTAACCGGTGTATAAACCGACCCACGGTAGGATATTTGATTAATCTAggtggccaaaattaaaacagcagttattcctgttaaaaaagtggttgtctcacttcaatgttatgaaaggaaatatttgacagtaaattcacggtgttccgcacAGAATTACTATGAATCgagccccggtttcggagggacccgtggtaattttttggcattacatgatatatgtatgtcaatatggatatcaaacgaaaggtattttactccgcatttctattgataattttaagtagggttgccacttagggttggcacctcaccttcttttttatatttctttgtgtggGGGGATTAACCCCCAAAACCCCATGGCTGCGCGCCTGTTAGTTATGCTTGAAAACTTGAACCTAATAAAGCCCAAATCTACGTTCAAAGTTTCTGATCCCTGAGTTATCACGAAGTTGCTTTGAACTCGAAAACAAACTTTCCAAGTTcggacgtttttttttaattttcgcgatccctggaccacctagcgAAAGTTTTTCCCTGATATTGTattgtcatggggttctgaagtatgttcttagtttcaaaaCTATAGCAAAACAATATACCTATACCAAATTTCCACAGGGTTGGTTGATTTTCGTTCTATTTATGTATTATAGAGTGATTTCCAAAAAAGGGGGCCGGGCCCTGAtcattttgaacaattttttaaatctgTATTCCTTGCTACCTCTATGCCATATTTAAACATGATATCTTCTTTATAAATTTCTTTTCCCTATCTTAAAGTCAACCCACATATCAAGTTGCATTAGCTTAtgggtctttggtaatgaattatcgcatttttgtGATCTTTCGAAACTTTCGTTATCGAAGAAGTTGGCGTGGCTATTGTCCGATGGGTGACCGttatcaataccaatctatttttgGTCCAGATAAGCCGTTATACCCAATTGAGTAAAGACATcacatttttaacacgcttatattagcttcacttgtatgtacgcttgtttgtaactctctaggctaggcgcgaaaaggagagttagacccatctagtagcggcaattattgaagactcgcgctAGTAGTTAAATTGCTCGCTACACAACGAGTTTGCTTAATAGCGGATATACGAACCTCTGTACGATGCATAGATACTACAACTACAACGGAACCATATTTGCAAGTTTttgagtttttatactcagctgagcagagctctaaatgatctgggtgaaaaaagaaattcatttagtcattccgtccgtgtgtccgtccgtccgtaaacacgataacttgagtaaattatgaggtatcatgatgaaatttggtatgtaggctcctgggcgctcatctcagatcgttatttaaaatgaacgaaatcggaatacaaccacgctaactttttcgatatcgaaaatttcgaaaaaccgaaaaagtgcgataattcattaccaaagacggataaagcgattaaacttggtaggtgcgttgaccttatgacgccaaatagaaaattagtaaattttttgacaatgggcatggcaccgcccacttttaaaagaaggtaatttaaaagttttgcaagctgtaatttcgcagtcgttgaaggtatcatgatgaaatttggcaggcacgttactcctattactatatgtgtactaaataaaaattagcaaaatcggatgacgaacacgcccacttaaaaaaaaaattttaagtcaaattttaacaaaaaatttaaaacctttacagtgtataagtaaattatgccaacattcaactccagtaatgatatggtgcaacaaaatacaaaaataaaataaatttttttctaaatgggcgtgactccgccctttttcatttaatttgtctaggatacttttaacgccataagtcgaacaaaaatttaccaatccttgtgaaatttggtaggtgcatagattctaagacgataactgttctgtgaaaatggacgaaatcggttgaagccacgcccagtttttatacacagtcgaccgtctgtccttccgctcagccgttaacacgataacttgagcaaaaatcgatatatcttaactaaacttagttcacgtacttatctgaactcactttatcttggtataatatatggccgaaatccgactatgaccacgcccatttttccgatatcgaaaattacgaaaaatgaaaaaaaaaaatgccataattctgtaccaaatatgaaaaaagagatgaaacatggtaattggattggtttattgacgcaaaatataactttagaaaaaactttgtaaaatgggagtcacacctaccaaattaagtagaagaaaatgaaaaagttctgcagggcgaaatcaaaagctcttggaatcttcgcaggaatactgttcgtggtatgacatatataaataaattagcggtacctgacagaagatgttctgggttaccctggtccacattttggtcgatatctcgaaaacgccttcacatatacaactaagggctactcccttttaaaacccttattaatacctttaatttgatacccatatcctacaacacattctagagtcacccctggtccaccgttatggcgatatcctgaaattgcgtccacctatggaactatggcgcactcatttttaaaatactctttaataccttccatttgaaacccatgtcatacaaacgcattccagagttaccctaggtacattttgctaaatggtgattttcccttattttgtctccaaagctctcagatgagtatgtaatgttcggttacacccaaacttagccttccttacttgtttaaactatatttatattatttgcacaagttattgtgttaatggaccAATGAACGGGCATGgctgaatcaaaatattttttgatcctgattatttcgatagagataaggaagtctatatctatctctattcctttatgcCACTACGTACGtccgttatcaaatcaaacttGAAATatccttgtgtacaagtacattTTGTACTTCGGCGTTAACAAATGTCTTCTCTTTTACCTAAGTGTTGAATCACGGTTTCCAATTTTGGtctatttggaccaaaaatggtcccttccaaccccgtTTGGCCCGCtggtcctttttttcaattttggtccttcttaggcagtagccacgattttggtacttttcttcctttttcactgAGGTTAAAATTCACAACCCACAACATTTGGCAAACtttcattaacccacatataatgttcaatttacttatgtatatggaaatcttaccacaaaaattgctcagtcaataaaatgtagcagaccaATGACATAAGTGATATTTTAGGCGAGGCATAAGAAAAGTGATGGTTCTAAGGACAAATAAAttacacggacttatcagaaaaaaatcttgttttagtatccagatatttatcagttatcaaacacttttcgcaATAGATTTATTTCACTAGTTGAGCTAAGAAAGTTTTTCTCAAATGCACgtgtgcctctaagaaatttgacaGTGCTTTCCACTGATGGAGCCATTACGATAGCCGTCGAGTTAAAATTTggattgaaaactaagtaaaataacaaaactaattggttttatgtttggtaacactttcaaaattttttacaaagaaatcccaTGTAAAAATTGCAAGAGTATTGTGGTGCTCAAGGAGTATTATGGTGTGACGGCACGCCGAATACTTGAAACTAACTGGAAGTAAGGCAGGAAGACTTCTTGAAAGCGGTAAGCGGTAGaaaagatttgatttcgaaagaagtgttttgtgttttattgTCATAAGTGcagaaccccataaacttcaataacaacgctGTTAGCTAATTTCTAGTGCCTACTTAAATGTAATCaggttccgttattgcacagttgaTACTTTTAAGGCGTTTGATTTCTAATCTGAAACCTGGGGCTAGATTCggtaaatgtgagtttttcaaaaatcacacttactaaatctaggatttggtatgaaatttcaacgttcaggggaaaaagtaagcatcatttatgatttactgggTTGTCTTATAGTTCGGCTAAATCAAAATGCAATTTTTGAGCATTTTCTTACTAAAAtataactgcgctatacattttatttctttccaattaacaacataatGTTGCAACTAACAGCTTTGTCATCAAAACTGCGTTCAAAACATATATTTACTGAATGCATAGACTTATCCTAGGAATTTGGAAATATAATACCTAAAAgtagtgtttttgtttgtgcagtttgaattaagtctcctattcactaagtttattaaaatattaaaattttgtataggaaaccatggaaacatcctaaaattttatatttaacaacgactacgtcacttttgtgaattgcttgtatcacaatcaaataaaacaaaaatttggtccttttttctgagatttggtccttttttatgaattttggtcccaaatgaaaacatggtgtggcaaccgtggttgtgatACACACTTAAGTGAGCGACACCCGCGTTGTATAGGAACGCAAAGCCAACGGAAAATAtccacatgcatacatatacaaAGATAACAACCAGAATAAAAAAGCAAATAATCGCAACCGGCTGTgaacaacaaaaaacataaaaaatcgtAATCCATTATCATTTATTGCGTTGACTTTACTGTGGATGGCAGAATGGGCGGGCAACCTTGCGAATCCGCTTGCGAACAGTTTTGGATAGTGTTCGgagtaaataatttattttttttgcaggAAAAAAgtagtttattaaaaaatgtagtagttgATTTCACAAAACTACTCTACaggaaaaatttatcaatttctaAAAAAGCTAATAACACCCAGAGAAAAAATCGTCATTTTTAAGCAACACGATTCATGTTAATTTCACACGATCGATTTTAACAtgcaaagcaacaacaatttttgaaaatttttcaaattagcACGATCTGGCAAACAAGGGTTTTACTTCTTCGACTACATGAAACATGAAGTACATATACTGATAACAATATTTTACTGTTGAAGTAACACTGAAAAGTGTTGAAAAAAGAACAACAGCAACTCTTCCGTTATAAATTCGTAAGTTTTCTCGAAGTTTCAGCGTCGCTTGCAATATAATATTGTGAGTTGTTAATAAAAGCTTTTTTGTTTTGATGATTACGCAAGTTTCTtcataaatatttaattaaagcATTTCGTTAATAAAATGAGCAGTGTAGTGAGTGATGTTGGCCAAGAATTCACCCAAATACTTATTATTGTTCCCAGTGGTGATCTGCTGCCTTCTGGTGAAATTGAGACTTCTCTGCCACAGAGATGCACCACAGTAGCTCCGACGTACGAGAACACGAATCTAAAGGTCATCATTTGCGGAAAAATGGATTTTGGCGAAGAAGTGTACAAAAGAATGATAGGTAAGATAATTTAATTAAGTTTTTATGAACAGGAACTTCAATTGTGTGTTTGTTAATAAGTGTGCATATTAGGGTGCACCATATTTGTATGGAGGCAAATTTGTATTAAGGAACAAATCAAGAACTTTTCGGAAATTTATGTTAGGTAGTGAAAACGTAATCTGTGGAAATATTTCAAGATATGGCAATGCGACAACCTGCCAGAAACGGCTAAAGGTCCGCAAATTCTTGCTTTGTTTGAAAATTTGCAAAAGAGGGCCCACCCTAGTGCATattcataaatatacatattgtgaTTTTATATTTTTAGACTGTGGAATGGACACTGAGAGCCTCTTTTTAATTAAAGAAGACAATATTAATGAACTCTTCCCTGTTTCAATGCTTGGTACTAGAATGAAATTTAAGCAAAGGCtagccaatttgaaggaaaataaAGTAAGCGTTGGTTTTagttaaatgtacatatatatattttttgcatttctttttttattgcaGGAAAATATAATAAGAAGTCCGTTCTTTTCGAAAGAAACTTTATTAATAATCTCCAAATTTCTGCAATGCTTATAACTAAGTTGACAAAAATGAGCTTAAAACTAATAATAGTAACTGTAATATGTAATGTTGTTGTTAATTGCGAATAAAGAGAAAGAGATTTATTTATTGGAAGTTGTTTACGGAAATATAGCTAATAAGTGAGCGGATATGGAAAGCGAAGGAAAGGTGTAAAAGGAAATGGTATAAGTAAGAAGAGCATGACATTTATTAGTAGAGAGTGTGTCAGTATGtgactaatgataattattggtaGAGGATGTGTCGGTATGTGACTATATTATTTGTTTTTTGGAATCTTCAAATAGTTCGCTTAGCTGCAGCCACAAATCTCAACCTGTCGTAGCAAGTACACCTGTGAAGAGTCTAGGTGAAATACTAAAAGCAACTCCATTGGGGTAAAGCATTTTGCAACAATATAAGGAACATTGTTTGTTGCTAGACGAACATCGCGAAGCGTTGGTAAATATcatagtccaaaatttttctGAGCGGTCGATGCCTATGACAATTTTTCAGaacaaattatattattatttcctATAGAAGATTTGGTAAGATTTTTAAAAGAAACCGTTTTTAATATTGGCTGTGTATTACCCCGATATCCAGCTTTCAGTTTTGTTATAAGTAGTATCAAAGCTAAAATGTTGTGCCATGTTTGATTTAATGTATTGCGCGCGTAATGGTAAAGTGAATTCACCAACGATACAAAGCTTTAGATTTAATATTATGATTATTCAAAAAAGATGTACTTTAAATAGCTGCAGCAAAGTATGCTCTGgaaatttttggtttattttttcaaCGCTTCATATTCATTAGTGGGAGAATTCGATGAACCAAAGAAAGCTATGGTCCCCAAAGAGTTCCACCATTCATTGATTTTTCGTCCAGGCATATGgactaataaaaaacaaaaatgtaaaacttatttaagtatatacaaattatttaaaagGGCGTAAATTATGTTAGTAAAACAAGGCGCCTTAAAGAGCAttgaaaagcttgttaaaagAAGTCAAGTATTATTAAAAAGGTTGGCCaaaatgtattattttaattattattattactatatattatatatagcgggcattattcgcataagatTTTTCTCAAGTCTGATTACATAAGTATACTAATATAAGAACGCtgaattaatttcatttatcacaagatttaagttaaaaatgtatgcatattggATGTGTTTCATAAATACAATCACTTTAGTGTCAACCTTAAACCCAGCCTTTTACTTAAGGGTAAAACAAGAGGGGATAGTGTTAAACTTAACATGATTTACTGTTGTTTTAATACGATCATGCAGTGGTAATTCAACATTAATTCCTGTTAGTTTAAGCATAGGTATCATGTTAAATATCATGTAAAATCAACAATATTTTGGTGTAAAATCAACACTTTGCATAGTATTAAATAAACACTTTAAGTTAATgtttaattaacactttttacAATAATTCCTGTTAAATGAACAGTAACCACCGTGTTAAATATCATGTTAAacctaccaaattttattgttgaatcAACACTTTCCATAGTGTTGAATAAGCACTTTAAGTACATGTtgaattaacacttttaacacGAAGATTACACTCTGCTtcggtttgaaaaattttaaacacaaaAAGTGTTAAAAAGTGTTGATTCAACACGATTTTTTTCTGGGTGAAGTAATAGTTGCACTTTTTGCGAGATTCCAGAAAGTAGAAAATTTTGAGTTAGATTTGTTTGCTTGCGAAGAAGCTAGTTCCTTCCCTATCCAAACATGGGCATAGGGACCTTGAGACCTCGCCATCATCACGGTTAGTCCACAGTTAGTCCGTTGCCCTTATCGCAAATGTTCGATTTTCCTCAAGCGATAACTGAGCGGTGGTCGTACAGAGCTGTTCGCCTCGCTAATTTCtatttcggaacctttcctgGCCATATCATCTGCAatttcattcccttcaatatcgcTGTCCCCCGGAACCCAACAAAGTGAGGCATTTAGGTGCCTCATGGATGCCAGCTTTGcctagcggccgccgtggtgtgatggtagcgtgcttcgcctaccacaccgaagatcatgtgttcaattcccgggcaaagcaatatcaaaaatatgtaaataagttttttttaattagaaaaaaaagtgtttctaaagcggggtcgcccctgggcagtgttttggcaaccaccccgagtgtatttctgctatgacaATCTTCTCAGAGAAAACTTGTCTGCAttgaagatgccgttcgtagtcgacgtagaacatgtagatcccgtccctccaatttgtaggaaaaactaaaagcagcacgacgtaaattggaagagaagctcggcctcaagtCTTTTCGGAGGCTATTGCGTCTTGTCTCGGAGGCTCGACACCTCCGCACGACATAGGAGTTTATCACGTTGGATTATAATGCCTTTAAGGCGGCCTGGCTGTggacaggttaggttaggttgaactggccggtcgatgaggacctcacattgactgaataagtccgtagtgttaccagaagtttgttttaacgaacaaactgaaaaaccctataaaaaaccaggacctatgttataaaataactccgtccccttggaaaatactagaagcttcctaggatttaagccacttgctgcttctagatctgacagctgtatcactcctaatagctggagtcttagcctggcaagtgcagggcaagagcaccGAACGtcgtcgatcgtttcctcctccatcccgcacttcctacatctgctatcactgaccaagcctaatttaaaggcatgtgacgccagaaggcagtttgcagtcagaatacccgtcatgagtctacagtcctctctttttaatgatagaagcaactatgttagtctaaggttgtaagacctgcacataattttcgacactttacagccccgctcttgaacccacgcctttcctgcttggtcgatcatgtgcacctctcgccttcgcttaatttcgcccagtctaattgggacgtctacggaggaatattcaagggatgcgccctttttagctaattcatccgctttttcattcccatctattcccatatgccctgggaccaaatatagatgtatgcttctccctgtgccgattctctccagggactgcttacactctaacacgcatatagatgctgtggtatgcgagattattgccttaattgctgcttggctgtccatataaaagttaacacgattgcagcttgggctattttcttgcagggtttctactgctttggttacggctactatttccgcttggaaaacgctacagtaatccggtagcctgtaggatctgtttatttccggatcagcacagtataccacagaccctactccttccactactttggaaccatctgtgtacacatataacgcctcgtccaccatttgagcacccttgcgccaaccgtccacctctattgtggccttaagatcgccctcgaagcgcagatagggaatcagatgTCGACAAAGATCGTTACATTGATGTCTGGGATCGTACTATCATTGAGCAATCTGGCTGCTCTCTCTATAGCATAGACATCCGCCAGGAAGACACTTCATGCGTCTGAAGTCTGGTATGATTGAGTTACCTGTAGATGAATTGTGTATATTCTAGCTCCTGCTCTATTTTCCATTTCGAGCCGTCTGTGTAGATTCTAATGTTataccaaaaacaaaattttagtgAATCCGCCATATATATCACGGATATAGGGTACTGATAGGAAAAATAACCGAAATATTGTTTTTATAAGAACTGGAACTTGATGAAACGTTTCAAATAGGTACTTCAGTTAAGGCAATACTACCTTCTGCTACCAAATAGCGAAAGTACTGATGAACCTGACAGTGCAATCGATGATGGTGGAATATGTATGTGCTTTCAAAAGGGCCCTCCGCAATACATACGAGCGAATTATTGAGAAATCGCAtgatattgcatttaaatttCTATTTAGCGTTGGTTGAATTAGCCGGTCTATGAATACCTCATATAGACTTAATCTGCCCAAGGTGACTAAGGGCTACTATCAGCAATCGGATAGAACTATATTAGCGCAACTTCAGACACTCTTGGATATGTAAAAACGGAAGTGATACGACCCTCTTTCTTGTCGATTTCGAAGGAGAACCACATATGACTTCCAACTGCATTGGTAGAGATTTAAAACAAAGCGACTGCCTTTCATGAGATTTCTTCGATTTAATGCCAGAGATTAGAGTTCTGCATTTTTTggaccaaaaaaatatataaaaagattgGTCGAGCAGTGTTAACGAGTAcaagaaaaaatacttgattttaTCGAAGAATATATCGCTGCGATCATTTTGCTATACGCAGTCAAATTATATTTCGTTTAAAAATATGTAGTAGCTCCACTGCAATTTAAGTAAAGTTCAAACTCTGCTTCAGGCTGCACTCACGTATATATTTATTCACGTGTATGCATTTGTGTTGGTGAGTGTTTGCGCGATGAGAGTTTGCACAAGCGTTGCCGCAACTAAATTTCTGAAAATTGATAACGCTACAAATCAacaaagtacaacaacaaagtataaGTGTTTCTGTTTTAATATTTAATGGCAACAAAAAAAAGCTGTTCAAACACGAAGTCAAATAACCGTTTCTAAAATAAGGTCGGATTGTGCACAACCACAAGGAAGGGCCATCGAAACAGTTGATAGATTGAAATTGTTGGACGTTATGTCAAAAATTGGCATCAGAGGCAAGGCCCtggaatggttccgaagttatTTGAGTGGAAGAAAGCAGAGGACAATAATCGGAAAAGTAGTTTCATCGGTTGTAGATGTAGATATTGGAAATTAAAATAGAAAttatttacattgtatatcaatgatattaaaggatgtttaaaatattgtaaaatacgcttgtttgcagatgatgcttTGCTCATCATCAGCGATAAGTATGCGGACTGTGCTATGCAGAAAATACAAGAAGATCTTGACTCCTTATACAAATGGTTGCGCCTtagaaaatttaagttaaatgttGATAAgtctaagttcatgatattttgcaaaaatcagaACATCATATGGCACaacgatttaaacaatataactttgaaggtaaaaaaattaaagaaaaaaaacacttttttaaaaataagcttttattattggttaataaaattaactaaaaagtaaaaaataaattgactgtaaagaaatataacactttataagttcattgtaacctttaacgataattaggctttttcgtctgcgacaaaaaaattctatattgtacataattatatatttttaacattaaaactttacacctaaattattaaatcttacagttgatatcacagttctaattgttctaataaaagcgtgttaaattttcatggtataattaagaatatttaggatctccttttcttgctatcacaatgtaacacgcttttattagtacAATTAGGTTAGT
The Eurosta solidaginis isolate ZX-2024a chromosome 5, ASM4086904v1, whole genome shotgun sequence DNA segment above includes these coding regions:
- the LOC137252524 gene encoding uncharacterized protein isoform X1 encodes the protein MSSVVSDVGQEFTQILIIVPSGDLLPSGEIETSLPQRCTTVAPTYENTNLKVIICGKMDFGEEVYKRMIDCGMDTESLFLIKEDNINELFPVSMLGTRMKFKQRLANLKENKENIIRSPFFSKETLLIISKFLQCL
- the LOC137252524 gene encoding uncharacterized protein isoform X2 gives rise to the protein MDFGEEVYKRMIDCGMDTESLFLIKEDNINELFPVSMLGTRMKFKQRLANLKENKENIIRSPFFSKETLLIISKFLQCL